In Streptacidiphilus sp. P02-A3a, the DNA window GGCCGAGCGGCTGGGCCGGGCTGGCGGTGACCGGGGCCCTGGGGGTCGCCGTGGTGCTGCCGCTGGGCGCGCGCCCGGGCAGTCGGCTGCCGTTCCTGGCCACGCTCGGCCTCGCGGGCGTGGACGTGGCACTGCTGCTGCTCCGCGGCGGCGCCCCGGGGTGACCGCCGAGTCCCGGCGGGCGGCCGCCCTCGGCCCCGCCCGCCGGGACTCGTCCGAGCCCGGTGTGCTCCGGTGCCTAACCCAGCGAGGCCAGGTGTGCCTTGAAGCCCGCGCCGTAGGCGGTCGGGGTGCCGCTGTAGTCGCTGATCAGCGACGGCCCCGAGCTGCAGTCCCAGGTGTTCCAGGTCCAGGCGAGGTAGGAGGCGCCCTCCTGGTCGAGCCAGGGCAGCAGCGAGTTCAGGTAGGTCGCGGCGCAGTCGTTCTCGCCGAGTTCACCGGTGACCAGCGGCACCTGCGCCAGCACCGGGGCCACCTGGCTGTTCCAGCAGGAGGCGCTGCTACAGGTGTTGAAGTTGTACGAGTGCCAGGACGCGGCCAGGTCGTGGTCCGGGTCGGTGGGCTCGTAGGCCAGCCACTGGCTGAGGTCGTTGGAGTAGGCCAGACCGCCCAGCATCAGCACGTTGTCCGCGCCGGTGGACCGTACCGCGTTCACCATCGACTGCATCCCGGCGACCTGGTAGCCGATGCCCGGGCAGGTGCCGCCGTCGCGCCAGCAGGTCCACGCCTGGGTGGCGGTGCTGCTGGCCCGGTCCGGGTAGGGCTCGTTGAACAGGTCGAACACGGTGGCGTCGTCACCCTTGAAGGTGCTGGCGACCGAGGTCCAGAACGGGATCGCCTCGGCCGCGTCGGGCATCGGCTTCTGGCAGGTCGCGGTGGCACTGGAGCAGGCGGAGGAGTTGCCGGTGTAGACCCCGTCGGTCCAGTGCAGGTCGAGGATCGCGACCAGGCCGTTCTGGTGCAGCAGCGAGACGTAGTTCTTGATCGCGGTGATGTAGCTGCTGCCCGCGTAGGCGGAGTCCACGTCGGACAGGCCGAGCCAGCAGTCCTCGTTGAGCGGGACCCGGACGGCGTTGATGCCCCAGGCGGTCATCGCCGAGACGGAGGCCTGGTCGACCGGCCCGTCGAAGATCCCGGTGCCCTGGACACAGGAGAACTCCGCGCCGGAACGGTTCACCCCGTGCAGGGTGACCGTCCGGCCGGTGGCGTCGACCAGCTTGTTGCCGGAGACATGCAGCTGGGGAGCGCTCCCAGCGGGTGCGGTGGGCGTCGCGGTCGCCGAGGCACTGGGGGTCGGCGTGGGCGTGGGTGTCGGCGTGGGCGTGGGTGTCGGCGTCGGGGTCGGGGAGGCGGAGGGCGAGGGCGACGGGCCGGTGCCGGTGCCGCAGACCACGCCGTTGACGGTGAACGCCGTGGGCGCGCTGTTGCTGCCGGAGTAACCGAAGTTGGCCTCGGTGGTGTAGCTGCTCCCGGCGGCGATGCCGCTGCTCCAACTCGGCGCGGTGACGGTGACCTGGCTGCCCGACTGGGACCAGGTGCCGTTCCAGCCGCTCTGCAGGGTCTGGTTTCCGGCGTAGCCGAAGCCGAGGGTCCAGCCGCTGATCGCCGCGCCGCCGGTGTCGGTGATGGTGACCGAGGCGGTGAAGCCGCTGCCCCAGTCGTTGGTGTCCGCGTAGCTGACGCCGCACGAGGCGGTGGCGGTGGCGGCGGCGCTGGGTCCGGCCAGCGGCAGCAGCACGGCGGCGAAGCCCGCCGTGACGGCCGCGACCGCGGTGAGCCTGATCGGGGGTCTCATGGGTGAGCACTCTCCTTGGCGAATCCCGAGGTGGTGGATCCGTAGTCCCGAAGAACAGGGTGCTCGCACTGGCTGCCGGGGCCACGGTAGCGACGGACGGCGGAGCTTGACAACACGTCAGACTTTTTTCGGTGTACGCGGACAAGGGTATTGACGCGCCCTCGGAATCAGTTGACTATCGGGAGCGCTCCCACTGGTTGCCACCAGCCGCGTGCGGCGGGCATCAGCCCCGGGGGAACGGTCGGCGTCCGCCCACCCCGGGACGTCCACCGCCCGTGGGCTGGAGTGATACGCCATCCGCGGAGTGCCATCCGCGGCCGCCGGTGCACCACGCGCAGGGAGTCCCACCCGGTTCCCCGGAACCACCCGCCCCCGTCGGGGCACCGTCAGGCGCCGCCCAGCATGGGAGCGCTCCCATCAATTCGTGAAAGGACGCGAGAGCTCACCAGGGATCCAGCCACCCCACCTCACAGAGGGATCCGTCACGTGTCACGTCAGAAACCGAACCGGTTCCGAGCGATCCTGACCTCGGCCGCGCTGGGCGCCGCCATGCTCGTCCCGATCGCCGGCGCGCAGTCCGCGCACGCCACCGCCA includes these proteins:
- a CDS encoding cellulase family glycosylhydrolase — encoded protein: MRPPIRLTAVAAVTAGFAAVLLPLAGPSAAATATASCGVSYADTNDWGSGFTASVTITDTGGAAISGWTLGFGYAGNQTLQSGWNGTWSQSGSQVTVTAPSWSSGIAAGSSYTTEANFGYSGSNSAPTAFTVNGVVCGTGTGPSPSPSASPTPTPTPTPTPTPTPTPTPSASATATPTAPAGSAPQLHVSGNKLVDATGRTVTLHGVNRSGAEFSCVQGTGIFDGPVDQASVSAMTAWGINAVRVPLNEDCWLGLSDVDSAYAGSSYITAIKNYVSLLHQNGLVAILDLHWTDGVYTGNSSACSSATATCQKPMPDAAEAIPFWTSVASTFKGDDATVFDLFNEPYPDRASSTATQAWTCWRDGGTCPGIGYQVAGMQSMVNAVRSTGADNVLMLGGLAYSNDLSQWLAYEPTDPDHDLAASWHSYNFNTCSSASCWNSQVAPVLAQVPLVTGELGENDCAATYLNSLLPWLDQEGASYLAWTWNTWDCSSGPSLISDYSGTPTAYGAGFKAHLASLG